Genomic segment of Sebastes fasciatus isolate fSebFas1 chromosome 3, fSebFas1.pri, whole genome shotgun sequence:
CTGCAAATGACCAAAATAACCAAAACACATCCACTGAACCGTGTGTCTGTTTTGTGTCTAGTAACACCTGTCCTACCACTTactgttaaaataaatgcatgCCTCCCTCTAGTGGTTGAGTTGCACATTGAAGACAGTCTCTTCCTTCTTAGATTGTAGATAAAGGACAAACATAAAATGTAGCATggatttaataaattaatttgtaaactGGCACTGCTCTCTATTAATGATTGttcaatattgtttatttttagacCCCTGAAGGCATCATTTTACCAATTGATCCAGTCTCTTTGAAATCAGGGATGCACTCTGGAGATTTCCAACTCGCTGAAATTGTCAGGTTagtattttatcttatttaaataaaattgtcCACATTGTATCTCTAtacattttgttgtttagtgaaattacattttaacatgAGTAACGTGAATTCAATTCAAAATATTAATATCTTAAATCTTTTAAGATTATGCATAGGCTATTTTACCatgtttatgttgtgttttctACAATTAATTTCCATGTTTGTAATTTAGTGTTTGGACAACAACTTAAAAGAAATAATAGCCTACAGTGTATGAAGTGTGGagacccttacaaaaaagaagtttgttcaagtgtgctattactATACTTCTTTTCAACTTAAAAAAGAGAgcatgctttcagtttacttttaatgtacttatcagagatatacttcacaaaattatacttaagaaTCCTTAGCTTATACAGACAGTAGTATAGAAATatacttggcaagtatacagaagagtccaagtatacttggaaatactgaaaagtatacagaaagtaCATTTgtctaagtactataagttaatttaaagaaaacttagaagtatacttgcagtaaaaactattaaactagtagtttgcccctgtttccagtctttatgctaagctaagctaactggcagCTGGCTCTACCTTCATGtttagcatacagacatgagagtggcaaTATTCTTCTCATCTAAATTATAAATGGACAGACAAAACAGAAATGCATTTAATCCCTATGAACTATGAACTAAAACCAATCAGCctaaaagacataaaacaaaggTACTGCATCCGTTCTATCTAATGCAAAGCCAACCTGAAACCTTTAAACCGTTTCTTCTAAACTTCAGAGTTTCTGTAGTTCTCTATAAATGTTAAGTTCTTTACAGCAGCTCATTTGTGTAGGCCTATATCTCACTTTGTGTGACATAATAACTTCACGCAGTCCGAAGTCTAATTCCTGTTACCTTCAGTCtctaaattaatatatacagtatatatttttttgtttgattattgaaatatgtgtttgtgtgtgtgtttagtcccGGACTGTGGAAGGTGGTGACGAAGTTCCACAGCAACCCACAGCAGAGCTTTTCTGCAGAGTTCGAGGTCAAAGAATATGGTGAGTCCTTCATTatctttacttttatttaaatgttatataAACCTACAACATTCACTTATTTTTTACTGGATTGCACacagaataaaatgttttcaatttTCCAGTGCTGCCCAATATTGAGGTTAAACTGACGCCTGTGAGCCCCTTCTTCTACGTGGACAGTGACGCCCTCACCGTCAACATCAAAGCTACGTAAGTGAAGGTTCTGTGGCTTTAAAGACCAGGTTTTATAGGTAGATTGATTGGAGGAGAAAATAAAGAGTGTTGTTCAGAGGTTGTGTTGAGGCTCTTGCTATTTTAGTTTGtgtcatttgtgttttgtttgtttttaattgtcCTGTTTTGCTTCATTGTGGCTTAAACATGTCTCCCTCTTGTGGATTTAGGTATCTGtttggtgaagaggtggatgGGACGGCCTACGTGGTGTTTGGGGTTATGCAAGACGGTCAAAAGAGGAGCTTTCCAGGTTCTCTTCAGAGAGTACAGGTGAACACATTCTTACacttttgatgtatttttatatgttttgtaaaacttatctttcagaggctgtggcAGGTTCAGTTTAGAGCTAGAAGGTACagatatatgaaactagaaaacctaaggaatccattggtaccaaccatgtcatggtaGCATGTTGGGGTAGGAGGCTCAGTAATGCTCCAAAGtttggctaaattttggcatagcgtttttcaaaggggtcccttgacctctgacctcaagatatgtgaatgttaatgggttctatgggtacccatgactctcccctttacagacatgcactttatgataatcacatgcagtttggggcaagaacCAAACacttatttttgcctattctaaaatgatgtgctTGACTATTTCTctatactggggtccctaaacagtcctggaattacataaattgggtatcactgtaaagctgagactcttgtggatccaatgagcccaactgtatgcatgtgtgatgatgttagtccccatagtagccatctcattgtagtgagaccattttttaaaacttgacctcactctataaaatgacctgtggtgacctctaggataatcacagcctcatgaaactttacagccacaaaagTGCAATTCctgaagaaatctcaaaatgtcaaaagtttttgttaCCAAattacagcatggctttttctatggtgttcctcaaggtctctgtgtcttaatgtggtattttggagggattatttatcattttcatcaattctcaagtggtaaaaaattgttaaatttagcactaaatctgtgtaacaaatggtatggACAAACTtaatgggaatggccatcataatgttctaagcccttatacactttcacaatttattttaattaattaattaatgttgatATCTggtttatgactagaacaacttgacacacagtgctgagctgcatcacagattaatcttcaggttcccagctttcagatgatgtacaccacttctatgtgacatctactgttgacctgctatctccccctaaagactcccTGTAGCCcactaaaacagacaaaaacgggtctattgtggttCTCAGAGGACAGCAGTAAAGTACCTGAACCACTAACTGTATCACTGTACCACTATACTGTATTTCAAgatgcattattatattatgtcaCATTAGGTCCAGAGAGGTAGTGGAGAGGTCACACTGAGGAAAGAGCACATCACACGGACCTTCCCAAACATCGACGACCTGGTGGGGAGTTCCATATTtgtagctgtcagtgtgctgacggAGAGCGGTAAGAAAGAAAGACTGTGTGTTTGGGCCTGTTcagtatattttaaaaaagaaaataatgataTCAGGATACGTTTTTCTGGATtgtgaacagattaaaaaacaaactcttttaagtttgtgtgtgaatgtgtttgtgtttctgcatcAACTCACAGGTAGTGAAATGGTGGAGGCAGAGTTGAGAAGTATCCAGATTGTCACGTCACCTTACACCATCCACTTCAAGAAAACCCCCAAATATTTCAAACCAGGAATGTCCTTTGATGTTGCGGTAGGTACActtgtttacatttacataaactgaCAGCATATGTATGGTTTATGGCTTGGTACTTCCtggcaacaaacaaaaaatgttctCAGACATAGAGGGGGATTATAAGAggaaatttattttaaaaaaaacattatgtttGTACTACAATTTGTGGGGTGAATATATGAAATGTTATAGATGAAGAAATTAAGCAAAGTAAAATTATAAATCCATTCAAGAAAAgatgtataaaatgtttttgagaGGTACAGGGATGAGGAAGGGGCCTTGTCTCTCTCGGGACTGGGACGCtcattgttgatgttgttgttattgtttttttatattaagatgattatttatgtgtatatgtgatAAACATTAAGTTCATTGTTTAAGTTATAGAAAGGAGTAGGACCATATATAAGTGTTTACTTCTGCCTTTTCGGACATacaatattgatttatttaatttatttagaatttactgtatatgtttactgttattttattggttattcttattatttgttacatgttcaaaataaatcaatctaATCAAATGGCTATATTTCTAAATCCTtcactgaaaacatttcataacTGAAATATAGTTACTCtttgaaaacacaaatggcAGTTTGTCCTAAATATAAAAGTCACATAATGTTTATTACGATATAAAGGCAGACATGTGAGATtccagagaaaaagagaaattcaTCCATCAACAGTTTGGGTCGCCATACACTACCTGATTCATGAAACTTGAAAACATGAAACCATGAAACCAAATCTAATAACATGAGTTTGACCTTAATAAGGTGTGTTTTAATAAGACAGTTGGACGTTTTCTGATTgttcagctgtttgtgtctctgatgGCAGGTTGAAGTTGTGAATCCTGACGGCACTCCGGCACAAGGTGTTAGAGTGGTGGTCGATCCAGGACAGGTGCAGGGCTTCACCGCAGCCAATGGCATGGCGAAGCTTACCATCAATACAGTGGCAGGGGAACCAAGACTGACAATCACCGTAAGTCTCTGAAATCTTTTACCCTTTTTGATTATAGCCCAAATGGCCACTTAAACCTCCAttaatcatccatccattatctgtaaccaatTATCCTATTCGGGGTCgctgggggggtggggggggttgtagccgatcccagctgacattgggcgaaggcggggtacaccctggacaggtcgccagactatcacagggctgacacatagagacagataaccattcacgctcacattcacacctacggccaatttagagtcaacaattaaagggactgtttgtaagaatcagaaatcagaaatgtttgttaacagtgacacctgtggccgttaagtcttCGAAAATCAGCAtcgggttcgcgcttgtgctcgctctacatagacacgaacgagcatcgttcaaaacagtgagatgacacacgtcagctaaaaccacaatatcactctatatttcacctgcttggcagtaatgttagctgaccagacgaaggtctctccatgaatcaatgctgatcctggtgttggcttttcctgcttcagcctcttgaccgcggccggagaaaacgagggagacaccggcacccggtcagagacgataacgtaactcgttgcggagccccgtcacttcacaagacacggaaaacctctgttagtgtgaaggagctgcagcagttatttctgcacaaacgtccactatacattcactagatattctcagagctacgaagtcttctgcagtgtgtagtgtgcgtgcatgcacgtgaggtggagcaagttgtgagtgaaggcagaggagcagagtacagcagagactccggccctggagaccaaagctacggtctcccccgcgttctccgaccgcagccaacactgttttgcaagacgggcttcactagatataactttgcggttttggtgcttccgtgtattTTGtcttggagtctgagtctgaacagcgtagccacacgcgagtgcgcattggacaccgacctggattgatttatacttgtaagaagttacaaacagtccctttaaactaacctgcatgtctttggactgtgggaggaaaccggagaacccggagaaaacccacgcttaactccacacagaagccggattcaaacctgcttgctgtgaggcgacagtgctaaccactgcaccaccgttcAGCCCctacattaatcaacatttttgaTATTCACTTGAAGAGGTGAAATCAGCAGAGCAATCACCCAGCTCCTTGTTTTGGTTCTGCTGCtcacacatttactgtacagtatgtgaatggTGAACTTCATCCTGTCAGTGTTATGTCTTTTGGTCATTCTATTTAGCAATTTTATATTGCTAGGCAAAACTATGGCAGAAAAAGCCTCAATAAGTTAAGATAGGATAGACATGGGTTTTTcaagtattatttattaaactgtgtgtatatgcttacctgtgtgtgtctttaattGCAGGCAAAGACCAATGATCCTCGTTTATCACCTGATAGGCAAGCATCAGCCACCATGTCTGCTCTCCCATATACCACTAAAAGCAACAACTACATCCACATAGGTAAGTTACATCTTGAAATGACATCagatgattaaaaacaaaggTGGTGGCAGTGGCAAAGTATGCACCATGCGCTAAATCTTTTCTGTGTTCAGCACTCATCACAACATGTCACATTTGCAGGTGTGGATGCAGCTGAGCTGGACCTAGGAGACAACCTGAAAATCAACCTCATCCTCAACAGGCGGGAAAATCACGACACTGACATCACATACCTGGTGAGAGGTGTTTTACACCTGTgcttgtgtgcacatgtgtaacTCTCTTTGTTGCGTCCCACGACTCATGTGTGATAAGTGCTGATGTATAAATCTGTGTCTCTAGATCCTGAGCAGAGGTCAGCTGGTGAAAAGTGGCCGTTACAGGACAAGAGGTCAAGTACTGATTTCCCTGATAGTTCCCATTACCAAAGAAATGCTGCCATCATTTCGCATCATAGCCTACTACCATACAAATGACAATGAATTGGTATCAGACTCTGTTTGGGTGGATGTCAAGGACTCCTGCATGGGCTCGGTGAGTCCCACAACACTGATGTAACGAAAAGGCAAACAAGATACCCATGCACAACCTGATAAAGTTATTTGTATACTTCTCTGATATATTTTTATGTATGAAACAAATTCAAAACTGCACGTCTCATTCACTGATTCACATTTAGCTGAGGCTGGAATCATCGAGACCCGCTCCATCCTATGAGCCTCGCAGGATGTTTGGTCTGAAGGTCACAGGAGATCCAGAGGCCACAGTGGGATTGGTGGCAGTTGACAAAGGCGTCTACGTCCTAAACAACAAGCACCGCCTCACCCAGAAAAAGGCAATTTCTTTATTTCATAATTATCTTTGAGAATATTTGAAAGGGCTTAAATTCAAAAAGCTATGTATAAAAAGAATTCACACGTTAACTGTCAATTTTGTTAGCTTTTGGATTCAAATAATATCCGGTGTAAGTTTGTCCTGCAGCAAATACATTGCATTAGTAAATGTGTCTCATTCCTACCTGTTCAGGTGTGGGACATTGTCGAGAAGCACGACACAGGCTGCACACCAGGTGGAGGGAAGGACGGTATGGGTGTGTTCTACGATGCCGGGCTGTTGTTTGAGTCCAACACGGCTTCTGGTACTCCCTACAGACTAGGTGATGCTACTTTACCCTCCCCTTCTCTGAACATGCCTCTCTTTAGGCTCAATGAAATATCTCTAACTAGGAGAAGTGGGCACATGGACCTTTATTCATCACCTACAGTCAAATGCTTTTATATTAGTAAGGATCTAGTGGACAGTAGAAGAACTGCAtcttaaagggtcatttcacCCACATGACATTATTCTTGCTCCCCTTTGTCGGTATCTGGACATGCAGATAGTTTCAGAGACACTGTTTCTGAAATCACTCATGGTTGTgtagtttttttaattcttcagTGCTGCGAGCACCACAAACAGAGAGCCAGAATCTCAAACAGATGTCTTAAACTTTGGGCACATAAAACCAACACTATACCACTTGGGGTAAGTGAGATAATTTGGTTGAACCGACGCTTTGAGGCATTTCCATATTAACATTAACACTGGTCACTGCCACATGAGCTGATCATGATCCCTCCTGTTTGTTAGGGcttttaaaagatgttttattcTAATAAAGCATTTATACAATGTTTTAACATTTCAACAAATGAGGTGTGCAATTGTAGATCATATTTTCTCACATCCACACCCGATCAATGTGTCCAACCAGATACACCATCTCAGTCTGATTTTAAGAGTATCGCATCAACTAAACCACGCAAAACTCAAGTCTGGGTCCAACATGTTAAAGATCTTGTCTGTGTTGCATTTCCAGAATTGAAATGTGCGGCCCCCAGCAGGAGGAAACGAGCCCCTACTGTAATGGATGTCACAACCAGCTTACGTAAGAACCACAGCTCTAAACTACCCAATAACCACATACTCAGTCACTCAGTTCAGGACTGTGGACTTTGACAATACTCATCTTTGCCATGTTATGTATTAGTCTTTTCTTCCATTTCccatttagttttttagtttatttgtttttccttattCAAATCCTTATTGTTATCCTTATTCTTGTACTCCATATTTTCTCACCTCTGTCCCTCCTCTACGACCCTCTTTCTTTCCAGTGAGTCAATATAACGACCAACTGCAGCGTGACTGTTGTTCGGAATGCACGAGGCAAACCCTCCTCTCATACAGCTGTGAGAGGCGCGCCGAGTACATCCTTGATGGCGCAACCTGTGTCGCTGCCTTCGTGCACTGCTGCAAGGAGATGGAAACCCAGCGATCTGAGAAGAAGGAGGATAGCCTCCTACTGGCTCGCAGTAAGAGACGGGGACAAGGGATGGGTGGTTACTATTCATGGTCATACTTACGAAACAATCAAAATGATAACCTTTTTAATGACACTTTAGGTGAGGAGGATGACAACAGTTACATGGACAGCAATGAAATTGTTTCTCGCACCAAGTTCCCTGAAAGTTGGCTGTGGTTAGATGTCCATCTGCCTGCTTGCCCTCGACAAACACCTAACTGGTGAGTAAACTGAAATATACACAGAAAAAATACACTGATAACTTCACACCGACACCACTAGGATTCAAAGGTACCTCTCAAAGTGTTGacacttttctttgtttcagtGACACCACATCATTGAcgaaaaatattattttgcaaGACTCGATCACAACCTGGCAGTTCACTGGCATTAGTCTGTCAAAAACTCACGGTGAGGATTCAGTGACTAAAATCTGTCATGTGTTTTAGTTGTGCCTCTAACCTTAAACCTCTATCATCCCTTtacacctttctctctctccctttctctgttTCATCACTTCTTTTTTAATCCCTCTCATCTTAAAGGAATCTGTGTTGGCGCTCCGTTAGAAGTGATTGTCCAAAAGGAATTCTTCGTTGATCTCAGGCTGCCGTACTCTGCTGTACGTGGAGAGCAGCTAGAAGTTAAGGCAATCCTCCACAACTACAGCCCCGATGATGTCACCGTAAGTCTGGGTTGCCCTGCTCTGGTGTTTTATGCCAGAGACAATGAGGCCATGATATTTTTCTCAAAGAGTTTGCAAACAAAAGAGCAAAAGCaacagtaaatattggaccgACTTACAACGTGTGGCAAAAAAAGGGCATGAATTATTTTCCATGGTGGTTGGCCCCAGAACTGGGGGAAACCTTACTGCAATATTTACAGTGTACCTTCAAGATCAAATTGATCCTATAGGAAACAATGTAAAGCATGACATTTCTTCAAATTAGGGAACCATCTTTGATCAACTACACATACTTCAATATCTTTTTCCATCTTTGTCCTGTTCTCAAGGTGCGTGTGGATCTGATTGAGAAGGAGCACGTGTGCAGCGCAGCTTCTAAGCGTGGGAAGTATCGTCAGGAGGTCAAAATTGGGCCCCAAACTACACGATCTGTACCCTTCATCATTATTCCCATGAAAGACGGACAATACAGCATTGAGGTCAAAGCAGCTGTTAAAGATTCGTCGCTCCATGACGGAATCATGAAGATGCTGCGGGTGGTGGTAAGAGAAACGGGAAACGAACAGCGATCTCCTGTGTTAAAGTCAGTATAGGGAAACAGACATCTTTTGAGGCGTAACGTTGATGCAAATGTATACTGTATCAGCTTTTCaacataaactgtaaataagagAGACAGTTAACAAGCAAGCCGTATTGTATTTCGTTACACACCAGCAGATAACGATTACTCAAAAACAGTTGTTGATTTCTAACCTTTGTCCTAACTGTTGCTTTTCCAGCCTGAAGGGGTGCTGGTTAAATCTCCTCAGATTATAACTCTAGACCCCACTAAAAAAGGTGTCGGTGAGTTTACACATTAAACAGCTACATCATATAGTAATTTgctaatattacatttttatcactTGATAATTGATCCCCCAACTTGCCCAATGTTTATCCTTTTAGATGGTAAACAAGAAGAAACTCTCAACAGTGGAATTCCTAGGAATGATTTGGTTCCAAACACACCTACGATCACACAGATCTCTGTGACAGGTGAGATGTGATGATATATTCGGGCACATTATGCGATATAGTGCCAGTTACAATGAACTTTGCATTGGTGTAAATTGTTATTGGTCTTATTGGGAAATGAATGACcacctctgtttgtgtttgtgcatgcaggGAGAGAACAAGTTGCTTCACTGGTGGAGAACGCCGTTAGTGGGAACTCTATGGGTACTCTGATCTACCAGCCCTCAGGCAACGGAGAGTTGATCATGATCCACATGACCCTGCCTGTCATTGCAGCCACATATTTGGACAAAACCAACCAGTGGGAAGCTGTGGGCTTTCAGAAACGTAACGAAGCCCTCCAACACATCAAGTACGGTAGGCTCACAGATGTGTTTATTAGCACACATGTTAACTCAATAATTACAACGACAACTTTGCAAAGTTAGACTTTACTCAACCGTGGCCACTGC
This window contains:
- the LOC141765162 gene encoding complement C3-like, translating into MTLLWLLASVAFVSLTSLADGAALQVMSAPNLLRVGTAENIFVECQDCSGANIPVEISVRNHPTKNKRLAFTPVTLTSGNNFQALGQITIPAGDFSKDPNMKQYVYLQAQFPDQLLEKVVLVSFQSGYIFIQTDKTLYTPNSKVHYRMFALTPRMEPVERDDETQPEASIAIEIVTPEGIILPIDPVSLKSGMHSGDFQLAEIVSPGLWKVVTKFHSNPQQSFSAEFEVKEYVLPNIEVKLTPVSPFFYVDSDALTVNIKATYLFGEEVDGTAYVVFGVMQDGQKRSFPGSLQRVQVQRGSGEVTLRKEHITRTFPNIDDLVGSSIFVAVSVLTESGSEMVEAELRSIQIVTSPYTIHFKKTPKYFKPGMSFDVAVEVVNPDGTPAQGVRVVVDPGQVQGFTAANGMAKLTINTVAGEPRLTITAKTNDPRLSPDRQASATMSALPYTTKSNNYIHIGVDAAELDLGDNLKINLILNRRENHDTDITYLILSRGQLVKSGRYRTRGQVLISLIVPITKEMLPSFRIIAYYHTNDNELVSDSVWVDVKDSCMGSLRLESSRPAPSYEPRRMFGLKVTGDPEATVGLVAVDKGVYVLNNKHRLTQKKVWDIVEKHDTGCTPGGGKDGMGVFYDAGLLFESNTASGTPYRLELKCAAPSRRKRAPTVMDVTTSLLSQYNDQLQRDCCSECTRQTLLSYSCERRAEYILDGATCVAAFVHCCKEMETQRSEKKEDSLLLARSEEDDNSYMDSNEIVSRTKFPESWLWLDVHLPACPRQTPNCDTTSLTKNIILQDSITTWQFTGISLSKTHGICVGAPLEVIVQKEFFVDLRLPYSAVRGEQLEVKAILHNYSPDDVTVRVDLIEKEHVCSAASKRGKYRQEVKIGPQTTRSVPFIIIPMKDGQYSIEVKAAVKDSSLHDGIMKMLRVVPEGVLVKSPQIITLDPTKKGVDGKQEETLNSGIPRNDLVPNTPTITQISVTGREQVASLVENAVSGNSMGTLIYQPSGNGELIMIHMTLPVIAATYLDKTNQWEAVGFQKRNEALQHIKYGYQSELNYRKSDGSYAAFPHRQSSTWLTAYVAKVFAMAKSLVAVQSKDICDAVKFLILNTQQPDGLFREVGVVSSGQMIGDVRGGDSDASMTAFCVIAMQESRTLCTATINSLPGSIDKAVAYLERRLPSLTNPYAVAMTSYALANENKLNREILYRFASPALSHWPTPKGHIYTLEATAYALLALVKAKAYEDARPIVRWFNQQPKVGGGYGSTQATIMVYQAIAEYWSSAREPEYDLNVDILLPGRLRPDKYNFNINNHYATRTSEFNDINQNVKVNATGSGEATVTMVSLYYAMPKEKETDCQKFNMSVQLLPEKIEEDEKIYKLRIEVLYKDREHDASMSILDIGLLTGFTVNTKDLDLLSKGRARTIAKYEMNTVLSERGSLIIYLDKVSHTRPEEITFRLHQKMEVGVLQPAVVSVYEYYDQTHCVKFYHPERRAGQLLRLCRGDECTCAEENCSMQKKDKVNNDQRTAMVCESTQISNIDFAYKVRLEEFTDGVSTDIYTVRVLEVIKEGIFDVSPLNKSRTFLSYPHCRESLDLGTGKTYLIMGSSKDIQRDDQHQSYQYVLGERTWIEYWPIEVECQTEEHRPTCLGIEEMVQQYQLFGCQQ